GCATGACGGTTTGAAATAAACATTTAATTAGTAAACGATGATAATTATTACAGGAGCAGCAGGTTTTATCGGAAGTTGTTTGGTGAGTAAACTCAACCAAGAAGGTTTTAGTGATTTGATATTAGTGGATGATTTTTCGGATACCGAAAAGATGAAAAATCTAGAAGGAAAAAAGTACTCTCAAAAAATTCACCGCGATGAGTTTATCGTTTGGTTAAAAGAGAATCAACGTTTGGTACAATTCATTTTTCACATTGGTGCCCGCACAGATACCACCGAATTTAATAAAGAAATTTTCGACCGATTAAATTTAAATTATACAAAAGACATTTGGAATGTTTGTGTGGAGTTTGGTTTGCCATTGGTATACGCATCTTCTGCTGCAACGTATGGTTTGGGGGAATTTGGATACGATGATAACGAAGCTGATATTCCTAAATTAAAACCATTAAATCCTTACGGAGATTCCAAAAATGATTTTGATAAATGGGCATTATTGCAAGAAAAGAAACCTTACTTCTGGGTAGGTTTAAAATTCTTTAATGTATACGGACCGAATGAATTTCACAAAGGAAGAATGGCATCTGTGATTATG
This Bacteroidota bacterium DNA region includes the following protein-coding sequences:
- the rfaD gene encoding ADP-glyceromanno-heptose 6-epimerase, translated to MIIITGAAGFIGSCLVSKLNQEGFSDLILVDDFSDTEKMKNLEGKKYSQKIHRDEFIVWLKENQRLVQFIFHIGARTDTTEFNKEIFDRLNLNYTKDIWNVCVEFGLPLVYASSAATYGLGEFGYDDNEADIPKLKPLNPYGDSKNDFDKWALLQEKKPYFWVGLKFFNVYGPNEFHKGRMASVIMHAFNQIQEKGSVKLFRSHNPKFKDGEQLRDFVYVKDVVEVCHFLLHHRKDSGIYNLGSGKARTFLDLVKNTFAGVDKTPQIEFVDTPIDIRDKYQYFTEANMTKLKSIGYSKPFHTLEEGVKDYVKNYLVGKKYY